The genomic interval TCGGTCCCGCGGCGGTGAGACTATCCGATGCGGTGCTCCCGCACCGGTGTGCTCAGGCTCGCGCCGTTGAGCTCCAGGAACAGCTCCCGTTCGGTGATCGACACGGTGGCGGTGTTGCGCCGGTCGATGGCGGGCACGGCCGCGTCGATGAACGCCCGGTCGAAGCTGTAGACGGGGATCTCCGCGCTCTGGTGGATACGCTTGCCGGTCAGTTGCGCCAGCACCTTGACCGGATCGCGATGGGTGTATACGGCCGCGCGCCCGGCCAGCTTGCTGCCGCGGTGCAGGCGCTCGGCGTCGGGCGCGCCGACCTCGATCCAGGCCGTCACCCGGCCGGTGAGGTCGCGCACCAGCACGGCGGGCTGGTCGGTGGACGAGACACCGCCCTCGCTGAAGGTGATCCCGTCGGTGTATTCCAGGCAGTAGGCCAGCAGGCGGGTGAGCATGAACTCGGCGGTCTCCGAGGGATGCCGCGCGACCCGCAAGTCCAGTTCCGTGTAGACGCCGCGATCGACATCGGCGAGGTTGACGGTGAAGGTGTGCAGGGTTGCGCTCAGGGCCATAGCTGCGGAGCCTACTGGGTGCTACACGTTTGCCTGCAGGTCGAGCTCGGCGACCTTGATCAGGCCCTCATCCGGGATCGCGGTCTCCAGCGTGAACGTGGCCGCCCGGCCCGCGATATCCAGGGACGCGATGGAATTCCCGAAATGCGGTCCGCTCACCTTCTCCCAGCGCACCGGGTCCGGTGAGATGCCGCGCTTGTCGGCGAGCCGGCGCAGCGCCGCGGCCAGCGGACGGGCCCAGGACAGGGCGAACAGCAGGTGGTACTGCTTCGGTGGATCGTTGTGCACCGGTGAGCACACCAATTGCAGCACTTCGGATTTCGTGGGCTCGGGGTATTCGGCTCGAGCCGCATAGCTGTGGTGCACATCGCCGGACAGGACGCAGATGGTGCTCGGCGCGTCCGGCGCGGTGCCCAGCCGCTGGATCAACCCGGATAGTCGTTCGAACGAGACCCGGAACGCCGGCCAATGCTCCAAATCCGCTACCTGCCTGACTTTCTCACCCAACCGGCCGCGCAGCCCCGGCAAACTCGCGGCGCGTTCGTTCAGTGATTGCAGGTGGCTTACCGCGTGCGGCATCAGCCACGGCAATGACGACCCGATCAGGAGGTGGTCGAAATCGCCTGCCGCATTGGCCTCGATCCAATCGAATTCCTCGTCACCGACCATAAGCCGTTGCCCGTCGAGAATGCGGCCGCTGCGAGTATCGATGACCAGCAACCGGATTCGCCCGAAATCGCGGCGATAGGACCAGCGGGTGGGTTTGCGGCCGTCGACTTCCTTGTCCGCCTGCTCGGCGAAATCCTCCAGCAGTTGCTGAACGTCGGTGCCCGCCTTGGTGATCTCACGGTAGAGATCGTTGCGTTCGAGCTCGTCGCGGCCGAGATTGCCGAGATGCTGATACACCCAGTAGGAGGCCAGCCCGGCGCGGATACGACTACGCCACCAAGGCTTTTCGGCCATCTGCGCCCGCCAGGTGCGGGAGGTGTTCCAGTCGTCGCGGACATCGTGATCGTCGAAGATCATCGAGGTAGGCGTGGTCGACATCAACCAGCGGATCTCCGGGTCGGACCAGGATTCGTGGTAGAGCTCGGCGTATTCGCGGAACGAGACCACTTCCTTCTCCGGCTCCTCGCCACCGCGGCGCCGCGCGAGCCACTGCTCCACATACGGTGTCGGCTGATCGGCGTAGACCTGGTCGCCGAGCAGCATCAGCGCGCCCGGCCACTGCTCCTCGGGCAGGTCACGCATCCGCAGCGCGTAGGCGTCCAGCGCGTCGGGGCCGACCTTGTCCGCCTCGAGGACGCCGGGCGTCGCCTTCGCGGCGCGGCAGGAACCGAACAGGATCCGCCGCACCGGATGGGTGCGGATGCGGCACGGCGGAAACTCCGAACCCGCTTCGGGCCAGACGGTTTCACCATCGAGGGCGACCTGATAGGGGTTCGAGGTGTCGGGCTCGAGGCCGTCTACGCACACCAGCGCGAAATGCAGCTCGCCCACCTGGAAGGTGCGCGCGCGGTGCCCCAGCACCTCTACCTCGCACGCCGAATCCGTTTCCACCCAGACCGTCGCCGAATTCGCGTCGACGTGTCGCAACACCGGGCCCAAAACCAACTCAGCCATAGTCTCGACCGTACGTCGTCGCGCGCCGGCGGGCTCGGGAAAGCACGCGGTTCCGGGATCCCACTACGCCGCCGATCCGGCGGCGCTGAGCGGTCGCGCCAGTTCCTCGAGCGACCGCTGCTCGGCCCGCACGCCGTAGACCACTTCCACCAGCCCGGCGAGCAGCATCGCCGTCGCGCCGATGGCGAACGCCAACGCGGTGCGGCCGGGGTCACCCTCCTCGGCGAGCTTCGCGAAGACGAGCGGACCGGCCACGCCGCCCGCCACGGTGCCGATTGCGTAGAAGAACGCGATGGCCATGGCCCTGGTCTCCATCGGGAAGATCTCGCTGACCGTGAGATACGCGGCGCTCGCACCGCAGGAGGCGACGAACAGCACCGCGGTCCAGCAGGCGGTGAGTGTGACGGCGCTCAGGTGACCGCCTTGGAAAAGCCATGCGGTGCCGAACAACAGGAGCGCCGAGCCGATATAGCAGCCCGCGATCATGGGTTTGCGCCCGATCGTGTCGAACAGCTTGCCCAGCAGCAGCGGGCCCAGGAAATTGCCGAAGCAGATCACCGCGAAGTAGTAACCGACCCGACCATTGTCGATGTCGAACGATTTCGTCAGAATCAGCGCGTAATTGAAGGTGATCGCGTTGTACAGAAATGCCTGACCGATGAACAACGAGAACCCGAGAGCCGCGCGTTTCGGATACAACCGCACCAGCACCGAAGCGATCTCCCCGAACCCGGTGGCACGGCGCTGGGTGATCTCCAGCCGTTGATCGGAGACATCCTCGAGCTCGCCACCGGTGTCCGCGCGCACCTGGCGTTCGATCTCGGTGACCGTGCGCTCCGCGTCGTCCTCCCGGCCGTGGATGAACTGCCAGCGCGGACTCTCCGGCACCGTCCGGCGCACGATCAGGATGACCACGCCGAAAACCGCGCCGAGCGCGAACGACAACCGCCAGCCGATATCGGTCGGGAACAGATTCGTGTTCAGCGCCACGATGGACAGCAGCGCGCCCGCCGTCGCGCCCAGCCAGAACGTCCCGTTGATGACGATATCGATGCGCCCGCGGTATTTGCGCGGGATCAGTTCGTCGATGGCCGAATTGATCGCCGCGTACTCGCCGCCGATACCGAATCCGGTGAGGAAGCGAAAGAACACGAACCACCACATGTTGAACGACAGCGCCGTCATCGCGGTCGCGAACAGATACACCGCGAGGGTGATGAGAAACAGTTTCTTGCGCCCGAACCGGTCGGTCAGCCAACCGAAGAACAGCGCGCCCGCGCCCGCACCCGCCACATACAGCGCCGCCGCCAGGCCGGAGACCTGTGCGGCGGTGATGGCCAGGCCGCTGCCCGGTTCCGACAGCCGGCCCGCCACGCTACCGACGACGGTGACCTCGAGCCCGTCCAGAATCCAGACCGAGCCCAGACCGATCACAATCGTCCAGTGCCAGCGGGACCACGGCAGCCGATCCAAACGCGCCGGAATATCGGTGGATATGGTTCGCACGGGGCACCGCCTTCGATCGCCATCGGTCTGCTCGGGGCGAATACCCGCCGACGGCGCGCGCAACCGGTGCGGCTCAGGACTTTTCGGCGAGCTCCGCGAGGCGGTCCACCGAGGCCTGCAACTTGTCGGGAGTGGTGGAGCGGGCGCGCGGCATCCGCTGCTCATCCGTCAGCCCGGTCCAGTCGTAGGTGTGCGTGACCAGAGTCCGGTTGGCGTCCAACGGTTCCAGCTCCCAGCGCCACAGATGCCCCGGCGGCTCCTTGCCGGATTCGGCGGGCAGCCAGGCGATCCGGCGGCCCTCCTCGAACTCCACCACCCGGTTCTCGCGCACCTGCCCCTTGGTGAGGGTCATGGCGAAAACCGCGCCCTCCGCGCGAACCCGTTGGCCCGCAGGCGCTTCCGAGAGGTTGTCGTTGCCGTCCCAGCGCGGTTGCTGCGCCGGGTCCGCGATCAGCTCGAAGATCGCCGCGGCGGGCGCGGAGATCTCCCGGCTGGCGAGGACTACCCGGGGCACGTCGATGTCGTCCGTCATGGATCCCATCGAACCACGCGGCGGCGCGGCCTGCGGGGCGGGTTCGAACCAGGTCGGGCCGTCGGCCAGGGCGTGTTCGAGGCGCAGGTGTTCGTGCGGTGACAGGTCCGGTAGCTCGTCGAGGGCGAACCAGGCGACCTCGAGCGACTCGTCGTCGTTCACGCGCGCGGTGCCGCCGACGGCCCGGCAGACCAGAGTGATATCCATGAATTGGCAGATGTCACCGTTGGGATAGGTGTGCGGCGGCAGGGCGCGGACGTGCGCGATGCGAACCGGGACGCAGTGTACGGCGGTCTCCTCGAACACTTCTCGTACGGCGCAGGCGGCGGGCTGCTCGCCGGGTTCCGGGATGCCCGCGATCACTGTCCAGCGCCCGGAGTCGGCGCGACGGCCCAGCAGCACCCGGCCATCGTCATTGAAAACAACCGCCGCTACCCCGGGCATCCAGAGCAACTGCTGTCCCGCCGTCGCGCGCAGCTTTCGGATGAACTCAGGAGTCGCCATGCGACGACAGTAGAGCGGTTGGCAAGATGCGGTTGTGAGTGCCACTGGGGATGATGTTCGTGCTGTCGCGCTGTCGCTGCCGGAAACGGCCGAGGACTTCGCCTGGGGCATGCCGATTTTCAAAGTCGCCCGGAAACTGTTCCTGACCCTGCCGGAGTCGGAAACCTCGATGGCGGTCCGCTGCCCGATCCTGGAACGCGACGAACTGGTCCGCGCCGAACCCACCAAATTCTGGATCGCGACCCACGAAGCGAACAACGCCTGGGTCCGCGTCCGCCTGTCCGCCCTGGACGACCGAGCCGAACTGGAGGCCATCGTGCTCGACTCCTGGAAACAGGCCGCCCCACCCCGCTTGCTGAGCGAGAGCGGTTCAGGGCCGCAATAGGCGGGACCGTAGCCGGTCGATGACGTGCTCGCTGAGCCCGGCCGCCCCCGTCAGGTGGTCCCGGTACGAGCCGAATTCTATGTGGCGCTTCATGTTTCGCAGGGTGTCATAGTCGGCTCGTAGTCTCGGTGGATGACTCTGCTGGAGGTGTTGGCCGCGACGCGGCGGTACATGGTGCTGCCGGACAATGATTTCTCCTGGTCCACTTGGGAGGATGCCGAGGGGGCGCTCGCGGAGTTCGATGGGTTGGTCGCGGAGGTGGAGCGGGGGGCGAGGCCGCGCACGTTGGTCGTGTTGTTCGCGCCGACCGGGCCGCTGCAGGAGCTCGCCATCTCGAGTGGGTGGGCCGATTCGTATCCGGAGCTGGCGGCCCGTTTCGACGCGCTGTTCTGACCGTTTCCGCCAGGTCTGGAGTCCGGTGCATATCGACTCGGATAGAGGGCATACAGTTTTATAAGAGACTCGGGGTTACAGAAAGAGCGGTTCAAGATGGGGCCTGTACTCGCGCGCGGACCGGAGGGTGGCGGCGCCGCGCTGGATCAAGTGCTGATACTGACCGGGGCGGCGACCCTGATCGCGGCGGGGTTGATGTGGGTGGCCTACCTGCACCGGACCCGGCGGATCACCTGGCTGAAGAACGCCGCGGACCGCCTCGGGCGGCTGGGCAACCGGCCGGGCTGGGTGGCCTTGCCGCTCGCGGTGTTCATCACCACGATCTTGACGGCGATGCTCGGCTTCATCTGGGACGTGAGCCTGCACATCGGGCAGGGCCGCGATGAGGGGCCGCTGGCGAACCCGGCGCACTACTTCATCATGGTGGGGCTGTTCTTCCTGTTCATCGCGGGCATGCTGGCGATCATCCTGCCGCTGGACGAGAAACCGGGCCCGGCCGCGATCCGGATCACCCGGAACTGGCACGCGCCGGTCGGCGGAGTGCTGATGGCGGGCGCGGGTTTGTACGCGCTGATCGGGTTCCCGCTCGACGATATCTGGCACCGGTTGTTCGGTCAGGACGTAACGCTCTGGGGCCCTACGCATTTGATGTTGATCGGCGGCGCGGGCCTGTCGCTGATCGGTGTGCTGCTGCTGGAATTCGAAGGGCGACTGGACAAGCCGGACCCGGACCGCGCCGACGGCACATTCATGTGGACCTTGCGCAGTTTCGCCTTCGGCGGCCTGGTGATCGGTCTGTCGGTGTTCCAGGTCGAATTCGATTTCGGCGTCCCGCAATTCCGGTTGGTCCTACAGCCGATGCTGATCGTGGCGGCCGCCACCGTCGCCCTGGTGTCGGCGCGGTACACGCTGGGCCGCGGTTCCACCTTGGTCCTGGTGGTGTTCGCGTTCCTGGTGCGCGGGATCATCGCGGTGATCGTCGGCCCGGGACTCGGCGCGCCGTACAACGTCTTCCCGCTCTACCTCGGCATCGCGGTGGTGGTGGAGTTGCTGGCCTTGCTGCCGCTGATCCGCAAACCGGTGTGGTGGGGCGCGGTCACCGGCTTGGTGGCTGCCACCGTGGGGCTCTGGCTCGAATCCTGGTGGGTCGATTGGATGTTCGTCGATCCGTGGCCGACATCGATGTGGCCCGAACTGCTGGCCATGGCGGTGCCGGTGGGTATCGCCGGTGGTGCGGTGGGCGCGCTGCTCGGCATGGTCCTGCGCGGCGAACAGCTACCGCGGCCACCGATCCGGCGGGCGCTGGTGATCGGCGCCGTGCTGGTCGCGGCCATCGCGACCGCCAACGGCCTGCGCCACGAGGTGCCCAGCGACGCCACCGCGACCGTCCGGTTGCAGGACGCCGAACCGGTCAACGGCGGCCGGATGGTGACCGCCGAAATCCGGCTCTCGCCGAGCGATCTGGTGAGCGATGATCCCGAGTGGCTGCAGTTGCTGGCCTGGCAGGGCGGGACCGGCCGGGTGCTCGGCCGCTGGCTCGAGGACGGGACCGAAAGTCCCGGGCGGGGTTTGGTGGTCGATCATCTGCGTCGGGTCGGACCCGGACACTATGTGAGCACGAAACCTGTTCCGGTCTCCGGCACCTGGAAGACGGTGCTGCGCCTGCAGGACGGCCGCACGCTGACCGCGCTGCCGGTGTTCATGCCGAACGACCCCGGTATCGGCGCCACGGAGGTCGCGGCGGACAACGAGTTCACCCGGCCGTTCGTGAGTGAAGTGACCGTGCTGCAGCGGGAACGGACTTTCGACAGTCCGTCCTGGCTGATGCCGACCGCGTCGTTGCTGGTGCTGGCCTGTTCGCTGATCCTGATCTGGGCGCTGTCCTGGGGCGCGGCCCGGGTCAACCTCGCCTATCGGCGCACCGCGCAGCCGGAGTCGGCGGATCTGGTTCGTCGATGAGGTACGAGCCTGGAGTTGATGTCCTGGCCGATCATTCGGCGCTGCTGGCCATTCCGGCGTTCGCGCCCGCGTTCGCGATCGTCGGGGTGGTCGTCTATATCGCCATGCGTGACCGGCGGGCGGAGCGCAGTGAGTCGCCGGAAGCGCGGGCCGAGGAGGAGGAACGATGAGCTCGAAAGCCGCGTTGGGGATGGCGGTGGTCGCCGCGGCGACGCTGGTGTCCAGCTGTACGACGACGTCCGAGGGACCGGCCACGGTGCCTGATCGGCCGTCGGCGACCGGGACCGCTGCCGCGGCGACCACCGTCGCCATCCGAATCGCCTCGGGTGCGGTTACTCCCACGAACAGCCGCACCGATGCCACTGTGGGGCAGCCGATTCTGTTGCTGGTGGACAGCGACGCCGCCGATGAGTTGCACGTGCACGCCGACCCCGCGCACACCTTCACCGTCGAACCGCGGGCGGGCCAGGAGTTCCGGTTCACCATCTCCGTCCCCGGACAGGTGGAGGTGGAACTGCACCACGCCGGCAAGACCGTGACCACCCTCCAGGTCCGTCCGTGACGGTGCTCGCCCACGGTCTCGGCGGCGCCGACGACCTGCCTATTCCCTTGTCCTATGCGCTGATCGGCGCGGCATGGGCATTGACGTTCTCCTTCGCGATCCTGCTGGTGGCGTGGCGGGAACCGCGGCTGGATCCCGAGTCGCCCGGCCGCCGCCTGCCCACGATCCTCGATCGGCCGATGGTCCGGACGGCGATCGCGGTGCCGAGTGTGCTGATCGCGATCTTCCTCGGGTTCGTCGCGGTCCTGGGTTCGCCCGACCCGCAACGCAATCCGCTGCCGGGTGTCTTCTACATCTACCTGTGGGTCGGCGTCATGACGGCGTCGCTGGTGTTCGGTCCGGTCTGGAAGCTCCTCTCACCATTGCGCGCCCTGCACCGCCTCGTTTGCCTGCTGCTGCGTCGTGATCCAGCCGAAGGGGTGCTCGACTACCCCGAATCATGGGGATATCGCCCGGCGGTCCTCGGCTTGTTCGCCTTCGTCTGGCTGGAACTCGCTGCCCCCGAGCCGGGTTCGGTGACGGCGGTGAGCATCTGGCTGCTGGCCTACGTGGTGCTCACTTCGGCGGGGCTGGCCCTGTTCGGCACGGTGTGGGCCGAACGCGCCGACCCGTTCGAGGTGTACAGCACGCTGCTGTCCCGCCTGAGCCTGTTCGGCCGCGACACCGCCGGTGCGCCCGTTCTACGCGCCCCACTGAACAATCTGGCGGCGAGCCCGGTCCTCCCCGGCGCGGTGGCCTTGGCCGCGACTCTGCTCGGCTCTACCGCCTTCGACAGTCTCTCCGCTCTTCCCGCGTGGCAGAACTTTCTCGATTCCCGCGGCGGCGGAGCGGTTTTCACCGAAACCCTGACCCGGACTCTCGGGTTGCTCACGGTCATCGCGATCGTCGGGGTCCTGTTCATCCGCGCCGCCCGCGCCGTCCCCGGCCGCACCCGCGCCGAGCGAATCCCACTCCCGCGTCTGCTCGCGCACAGCATCACCCCGATCATCGCGGGGTATCTCATCGCCCACTATTTGACCTTCCTGGTCGAAAAAGGCCAAGCGACACTGTTTTTGCTCGCCGACCCCTTCGACTGCGGCTGGAATCTCGCGGGTCTCGCCGACCACCAGGTCAGCTACTTCCTCTCCGCCCATCCCGCCGTGCTGGCTACGCTCAAGGTGCTCGCGGTACTCGCCGGGCATATTCTCGGCGTCACCGCCGCCCATGATCGCTGCCTGCGGCTGCTGCCCCGCGAACACCGCGCCACCGGTCAGCTCGCGCTGATGCTGGTGATGGTCGGGTTCACCTTCACCGGCCTCTACCTACTCTTCGGCGGGTGAGACAGGGTCACTGGCGAACGGTGAGCGCGGTTTCCATGCGCGCGTGGTATTTGCAGTAGAAGGGGTGCACCCCGGATTCCGCGGGCGCGGTGAAGGTGAGAGTTTGCTTCGGCGGGATCTCGTAGTCGAAAAAGCCGGTGCGCCGGCTGGTGATGCTGTGCTTGACGAGGTCGTTGTTGACGACGGTGACCACCGCACCCGGCAGGATCGGCGGCGCGAGGCTGTAGCCGAGTTTGTCGATGGTGAGAGTCATCGTGGGCACCGGGGCGGGTGCCGGGACCGGTGGCGGGTCGGACGGCTCGGATTTGCCGCAGGCCGCCGTCACAGCGAGCGCGAGCGTGGTGGCCGCGAGAGCGGCCCGGTGTCTCGGTGCAGCCATCGCTGCCTCCTGCGCGTTCGGACGAACCCTGACCTCGATGGTACGTCTGGAAACCCGGAGGCTTGGCGGGCCGCCGAAGGGGCGGAGCGCCAAGCCCTTTCATGGAGTCCTACCGTGTCGGCCGAAGGCCGACGGGCCGACTCAGTTGCTGCCGAACTTTCCACCGTCGCCGCCGGCGAGTCGCTGGGCCAGCAGGGCCTTGCCCTGCTCGGCGCCCTTGCGGCTCTCGCCCTGCGCCTTACGGAAGAACTCCACCAGCTGGCTGTCGCCCTGGCGCTCGGCGTCGCGGGCGTACTGCTCCATTCGCAACGCGTTGCTCAAGCACTGCTCGGTGAACCAGATCAGGTTGTAGTCCTTGTCGACGGTGCCCGTGACCTGACCGGTTTCGTGGCCGGTTGTCATTGGTGATACCTCCTGTGAATCGGTCGTACACCGACGCCGTACCCCCGGTGTGCGCGGCAAAACCAGCAGGGTTGACCCCGCGCCATGCGGCGGGGAAAGGTAGGACGATGGGCACAGAAGAGCGTGGCGGCGTAGAGCTGACCAACCTCGACAAGCCGCTGTTCGACGGCGCGCGGGCGACCAAGCGAGATCTGATCGACTACCTGGAGGTCGTCGGCGAACGGCTCGTACGCCAGCTCCGGGACCGCCCGCTCTCGGTCATCCGGATCCGCCCCGGCCAGCAACCTTTCATGCAGAAGAACCTGCCGAAGTACACCCCGGAGTGGGTGCCGCGGATAAAGGTGTGGGCGGAGAGTTCGCACCGTGAGGTCACCTACGCGCTCTGCGAAGATGTCCGCACCCTGCTGTGGTTCGGCAACCAGCGCGCCATCGAATACCACCCCACCCTGCTGCTCGCCGACCATGCCAAGGGTCCGACACACCTGATCCTCGATATCGACCCGCCCGAGGGACAGCCGTTCGACCGGGCGGTGCTCGCGGCGAAACTCATCCGGCAGGCCCTGGCCGACGACGGGCTCGCCGGGGCGGTGAAAACCAGTGGGGCCAAAGGCCTGCACATCTTCGTCCCGCTGGTCGAGGGTCTGCCCATCGAAGACGTCGCCGCCGCCACCCGTGCCATCGCCGCCCGCGCCGAACGCTTGGATCCGGCGCTGGCCACCACCGCCTTCATCGTGGAGGACCGCAAGGGCAAGGTGTTCCTCGATTCCACGCGTGCGGGCGGAGCCACCGTCGTGGCCGCCTACAGCCCCAGAATCCGCCCGGGCGCTCCCGTCTCCTTCCCGCTGTCCTGGTCCGAGCTCGAGGACGTCACCCCGGCCGATTTCACCATTCACACCGCCCCGGGCCTGCTCGGTGACCGCGACCCGTGGGCCGACGAAATGCCCGCGCCGCAAAGCCTTCCCGCGGATCTCCTGGAAGAGGGCCACACCATTCCGATCGCCCGGGTGCAAGCCATGCATGAAGGCAAACGCCGAGCCCGCGCGGCGCGGAGCAAGGGTGACGCGTAGCGGCGGGCACACCGTCCGCGCGGTAGAGGTCCGTTCGCCCGCCCGCCCGTTCGCCCGCCCGTTCGGTCC from Nocardia goodfellowii carries:
- a CDS encoding YaeQ family protein; the protein is MALSATLHTFTVNLADVDRGVYTELDLRVARHPSETAEFMLTRLLAYCLEYTDGITFSEGGVSSTDQPAVLVRDLTGRVTAWIEVGAPDAERLHRGSKLAGRAAVYTHRDPVKVLAQLTGKRIHQSAEIPVYSFDRAFIDAAVPAIDRRNTATVSITERELFLELNGASLSTPVREHRIG
- a CDS encoding alkaline phosphatase D family protein; this encodes MAELVLGPVLRHVDANSATVWVETDSACEVEVLGHRARTFQVGELHFALVCVDGLEPDTSNPYQVALDGETVWPEAGSEFPPCRIRTHPVRRILFGSCRAAKATPGVLEADKVGPDALDAYALRMRDLPEEQWPGALMLLGDQVYADQPTPYVEQWLARRRGGEEPEKEVVSFREYAELYHESWSDPEIRWLMSTTPTSMIFDDHDVRDDWNTSRTWRAQMAEKPWWRSRIRAGLASYWVYQHLGNLGRDELERNDLYREITKAGTDVQQLLEDFAEQADKEVDGRKPTRWSYRRDFGRIRLLVIDTRSGRILDGQRLMVGDEEFDWIEANAAGDFDHLLIGSSLPWLMPHAVSHLQSLNERAASLPGLRGRLGEKVRQVADLEHWPAFRVSFERLSGLIQRLGTAPDAPSTICVLSGDVHHSYAARAEYPEPTKSEVLQLVCSPVHNDPPKQYHLLFALSWARPLAAALRRLADKRGISPDPVRWEKVSGPHFGNSIASLDIAGRAATFTLETAIPDEGLIKVAELDLQANV
- a CDS encoding MFS transporter — its product is MRTISTDIPARLDRLPWSRWHWTIVIGLGSVWILDGLEVTVVGSVAGRLSEPGSGLAITAAQVSGLAAALYVAGAGAGALFFGWLTDRFGRKKLFLITLAVYLFATAMTALSFNMWWFVFFRFLTGFGIGGEYAAINSAIDELIPRKYRGRIDIVINGTFWLGATAGALLSIVALNTNLFPTDIGWRLSFALGAVFGVVILIVRRTVPESPRWQFIHGREDDAERTVTEIERQVRADTGGELEDVSDQRLEITQRRATGFGEIASVLVRLYPKRAALGFSLFIGQAFLYNAITFNYALILTKSFDIDNGRVGYYFAVICFGNFLGPLLLGKLFDTIGRKPMIAGCYIGSALLLFGTAWLFQGGHLSAVTLTACWTAVLFVASCGASAAYLTVSEIFPMETRAMAIAFFYAIGTVAGGVAGPLVFAKLAEEGDPGRTALAFAIGATAMLLAGLVEVVYGVRAEQRSLEELARPLSAAGSAA
- a CDS encoding SRPBCC family protein, coding for MTDDIDVPRVVLASREISAPAAAIFELIADPAQQPRWDGNDNLSEAPAGQRVRAEGAVFAMTLTKGQVRENRVVEFEEGRRIAWLPAESGKEPPGHLWRWELEPLDANRTLVTHTYDWTGLTDEQRMPRARSTTPDKLQASVDRLAELAEKS
- a CDS encoding MmcQ/YjbR family DNA-binding protein produces the protein MSATGDDVRAVALSLPETAEDFAWGMPIFKVARKLFLTLPESETSMAVRCPILERDELVRAEPTKFWIATHEANNAWVRVRLSALDDRAELEAIVLDSWKQAAPPRLLSESGSGPQ
- a CDS encoding DNA polymerase domain-containing protein, whose amino-acid sequence is MGTEERGGVELTNLDKPLFDGARATKRDLIDYLEVVGERLVRQLRDRPLSVIRIRPGQQPFMQKNLPKYTPEWVPRIKVWAESSHREVTYALCEDVRTLLWFGNQRAIEYHPTLLLADHAKGPTHLILDIDPPEGQPFDRAVLAAKLIRQALADDGLAGAVKTSGAKGLHIFVPLVEGLPIEDVAAATRAIAARAERLDPALATTAFIVEDRKGKVFLDSTRAGGATVVAAYSPRIRPGAPVSFPLSWSELEDVTPADFTIHTAPGLLGDRDPWADEMPAPQSLPADLLEEGHTIPIARVQAMHEGKRRARAARSKGDA